The window TATAGACGCACATGGAATCTGCACTTATTATTTCTCCTCCAATCCTTTCTGCTAAAAGACAGCACACTTCTGACTTTCCGCTACCCGTCGCTCCTCCAATCACTATCAACATGGTCAAAGAATAATCCTATGCCGGCGATACCATAAGCACCGTTTTTGTAGCAGAGTTTTATCCTGTCCCATGTAATTCCACCCAGAGCGTATACGGGGATGGATAGCTTCTGAGAAACTTCTTTTAGCAGACCAAGACCTATAGGTTCTACTTCTGGATGGGACTGGGTTTTAAAGATAGGGCTAAGGGTTATAAAGTCCGCACCCTCTTCTTGAGCACAGAGAGCCTGCTCAAGGCTATGTGCGGAGTATCCCACCAGGAGCTCTGGTGCTATCTTCTTAACCACGCTGGGTGGCAGACCCTTTTCTGGTAGGTGCACTCCGTCCGCATTCACCGCCAGCGCAATGTCTACCCTATCGTTTATAAAAAGCATGGCATCATAGTTCTGCGTAAGCTCTCTTACCCTCTTTGCAAGCTGGTAGTATTCAAGTCCAGAAAGCTCCTTTTCCCTGAGCTGAACCATTCTTATACCCTTCTTGAGAGCTTTCTCCAGCCTTTGGAGCATATCTGGGTATCTTTTGCTGTCTGTTATGGCATAGAGCCTTGGCAAATTGGAGTTCATGATGTATAATATAATAACCAAGCCGGAGTGGCGGAACTGGCAGACGCGCTGTCTTGAGGGGGCAGTGCCCGTGAGGGCGTGCGGGTTCGACTCCCGCCTCCGGCATTAGTAGAAAAAATGGGATTACTCAAGCACTCCATTTCCTTCTCCATCGCCACCCTTTTAAGTAGGATAATAGGCTATGTAAGAGATGCCTTGATAGCCTACTACTTTGGTGTTTCTCATATAACAGATGCCTTTTTTGTAGCCTTTAGGCTTCCCAACACCTTTAGAAGGCTCTTTGGAGAGGGTGGCTTTAACGCAGCCTTTGTTCCCATCTTTGCCAAAAGGGTAAAGGAAGGAACGGAAAGGGAGTTTCTCAATTCAACCTTTACCTACTATACGCTCTTTAATCTTTTGGTAACCCTTGCAGGCATTCTGTTTGCAGAGTGGATAATAAGGCTTATAGCTCCAGGAATAGTAGGTAAAAGCTACTTTGAATTGGCGGTCTTTATGGCAAGGTTTCTCTTTATCTATCTCTTTTTTGTAGGGCTTAGTGCCTTCTTTATGGCGGTATTAAACACAAGGGGAGTTTTCTTTGTTCCTGCTTTTGCACAGGCGGTCTTTAACATAGTAATGGCTCTTTGTATTGCACTCGCTTCTCACAGTTTGGGTTATATGGCTCTTGTTTTAGGAGTTTTAGCGGGGGGCTTTGCCCAGTTAGTTTTTCACCTTCCTTCGGTAGTCTCTCAA of the Aquificaceae bacterium genome contains:
- the thiE gene encoding thiamine phosphate synthase is translated as MNSNLPRLYAITDSKRYPDMLQRLEKALKKGIRMVQLREKELSGLEYYQLAKRVRELTQNYDAMLFINDRVDIALAVNADGVHLPEKGLPPSVVKKIAPELLVGYSAHSLEQALCAQEEGADFITLSPIFKTQSHPEVEPIGLGLLKEVSQKLSIPVYALGGITWDRIKLCYKNGAYGIAGIGLFFDHVDSDWRSDG